A stretch of DNA from Chloroflexota bacterium:
CAGCCGGAACGCTACCGGCCGGAGGCAGTCGTCAGCTCGGAGCACAAGGCTCTGGCCCGCGAAGCGGCTCAGAAATCCGTGGTGCTGCTCAAGAATGAGCCTATTGGAGATGACCTTCACCGGGTACTGCCGGTTGACACAGCGCGGGTCAAGAGGATCGCGGTCATCGGCCGGCTTGCTGCTGTGGCAAACATCGGTGACAAAGGTAGCAGCATGGCCAGGCCACCCTACGTAGTCACCCCGCTTGAGGGAATCCGCGCGGCAGTGCCGCGGGACTGTGAGATCGTGTACAGTGACGGGAGAGCCGCCAACAAGGCCGTCGACATTGCGCGCACAGCAGACATGTCGGTCATAATTGTGGGATATACCCACAGGGACGAAGGCGAATACATGTTCACCAAGGGAGGTGACAGGGATTCCCTCACCCTCAAGGCCCATGATGAGACTCTGATCTTGAAGATTGTCGCGGTGAATCCAAATACGGCTGTGGTCCTCATAGGAGGCAGCGCCATAATCACCGAATCATGGCGTGAAAAGGTTCCGGCGCTCTTGATGGCCTGGTATCCCGGCATGGAAGGGGGGAATGCCTTGGCCGATGTCCTCTTCGGGAAAGCGAGCCCCTGTGCAAAGCTGCCATGTGTCTTCCCGAAATCCAAGAGCGAACTCCCATTCTTCGACAAACGAGCAAAATCTATCGAATACGGCTACTTTCACGGCTACCGGCTCATGGACAAGCAGGGGCAAGAGCCCGCCTTCCACTTCGGCTTTGGCCTCAGCTACACTACCTTTGCATATAAGAACCTTCAGATTGATCAGAGTGAAATCACTCCTGAAGGAGCCCTGAAGGTGAGTGTGGATGTCACCAATACGGGGAATGTCACTGGCGATGAGATAGTACAGCTCTACGCCGGATACGAATGTTCCCGTGTGGAGAGGCCAGCGAAAGAACTGAAGGGCTTCTCGAAGGTTCATCTCGAACCAGGACAAACGAAACGTGTTGATTTCTTGCTTGCGGCCAAACAGACGGCATACTATGACGAGCAGCAAGGTAAATGGATTGTGGAACCGCTCACTCACACCGTTTATGCAGGCCCATCTTCCAGGACAGAAGATTTGCTCAGCGTCAAATTCCGAATTCGCGCGTGACGTCCGGCTGACAGACCTCAGCGCAATAGTAGCAGTGACTTCCGACAAGGAGGCAGTCGATGGAAGAGAAGACCGGCCTGACGACCATCAGCAATGCCCGTGTGATGGTCAACATGATCAGGGAGTTCCTCCCGCATCCCTTTTCTGAAGGCCAGCGGTATGCTGGGGGAGGCCGAGCCCAATGTGTACTTCGGATACACGGATCATCCTCTGGACCAGGGATCGACGGCGCTTCTTACGCCCTACGGTTACCTGGGCAAACACTCTGGGAAGAAGGCTCAGTGCGTGCTACAGGTGACCTTCAGGGAACGGCAGGACAACTTCTTCGTCTTTGCGGCCCGGGGATATGACATCTACAAGATCGCCGATGTCATGGGAGACTACAGCCAGACCTACAGGATCACGCCGCAGACGCCGTATACCGAGATGACCCTGCGCCTGGACTTCCTTCGGGACGGCGTCTATCGGATCAGGTTAGCAGAAGGACCGGCCGTGCCCGAGAACAACACGCCGATGGTGGCCAAGGACATCCGCGACTCGGACCTCGCCGTGCAGATGCAGGAGTCGAACTAGGCCTTGTCAGACAGGCCGAAGACTAGCCGAAAAGTTCTGCCTATTGTAACCTCAGCCCCATTTTCTGCTTGAATCGACACACTGACTGGACATCTTCCCCCATCAGGGCTTGATACACCACACCGCTGGGGTAAGGGGGATTCACAGAGACCTACTGCTGTCTCTTCATGTTCCCATGACTTGTTCCGCCTACCCATGATTTGGCGAGGAGAACAGGAGTAGATGAGGGGCCTGATGCCTTTCTGACGTGCTATAATGTCGTCAGTACCAATCTATCGCACCCACGGACAGCGGAGGTGCCAGAGAGTTTATGACCCCATCCGTAATGACCGAACATGCTCGATTTGAAGCCCAACGCCGTGGGGTTGATCTGAAATTAGTGTTATCCACCATTGAAAATCCGCAGCAGAAAATAGCTTCCAAGAAGAACAGGTTCATCTTCCAGAGTAGATACTATGATAAGATTGAGAACAAGGAGATGCTCTTAAGAGTGATCACGGAGCCAGCGCAAGAAGCTCTCAAGGTGATTAGCGTGTATAAAACAAGTAAAATAGAGAAGTACTGGATAAGGGAGGTGGGTTAAATGAAAGTGATCTATGATCCGGAAACTAATACCATGGACCTTATCTTCAGGGAAGAGCCAGTGGCCGAAAGCGATGAAATCCGAGAGGGGATCATTATCGATTATGGTCGAGATGGCAGGCTCGTTTCCATCGAAGTGCTTGATGCCTCGGAGCATGTCCGTGAGCCTGGAACTATGGTCTACCAAGCCAAGAGTGTTTGAGCCTCTTTCCGAACAATATCTCCCTAATTGTATCATTCCCGCTTCTTACCCCATGTTACTGCTGCACGAGTGGTAATCCAAGCATCCCCTCTGGCAAAACGTCGTTCACGTCCTACCGGAACATCAGCTTCATTTCATAGACTCCGCCATCTTCGCTGATCGTTTGTATGTCGAAGCCCATTCTCTTGAAGAGCCTGATGATGGCGGTATTGGCGACCAGAACTTCTGCAGTGAAACCGACGAGACCATTCTTCTTGGCCAGGTAGGTGAGATATGAGAACAGCTCTCTACCTACTCCTTTGCTCTGATAATCATCCCTCACCACAATGGTTACCTCTGCAATGCGTTTATCAGGGGTTATGAAATATCGCGCCACCCCGATGATGTTCTGTTTTTCATCCTGTGATATGACAGCGACAAGCGCCATCTGTTGTGTATAGTCAATAGCCATCATCTCCTGCAAACGCTCGTGTGACATGTCCTTTCTTGCCGAGATAAAGCTGAGATACATGCTGCGGTCTGAGAGGTGGTACCAGAAGTCTTTGAGCAGCGGCTCGTCGCTAATCCTGATAGGCCTTATCAGCACTTCAACACCGCTTCCTGTGACTCTCTGTGTTTCCAGTTCTTCCGGATACTCTCCTGCTTTGCCATCCACGAAAACCTGGTCCTTGTATATCAGATTCATTTTCCTGGCTTCCTCAATGAGCCAGTTCCGGAATTTGGGGTGGGCTATCGATATCAGCTGCATCGCTCTGTGTCTGACACTCTGCCCGTGCAGATAAGCTATTCCATGCTCGGTAACGACATAATGAATATCACTCCGGCACAGAGTAACTCCGGCCCCTTCGCTGAGATAGGGCACAATCCGGGATATCGTGTCGTTTTGGGTGGTTGAATGGAGGGTGACAATCGTTCTTCCTCCGCGGGCCAGCATCGCACCTCTGGAGAAATCAGCCTGGCCGCCGATGCCCGCGTAGAATGTCTTTCCGATGGACTCGGCGGTCGCCTGACCGGTGAGGTCTACCTGTAGAGCGCTATTAATGGCGCTGATATTCTCG
This window harbors:
- a CDS encoding glycoside hydrolase family 3 C-terminal domain-containing protein, which produces MGVEAKSLGGNFMGSVCINLLRHPAWGRAQETYGEDPWHLGEMGAALVRGIQRHAMACVKHFAANSIESSRFHVDVRISERTLREIYLPHFKRCVDEGVASVMSAYNKVNGHYCGHNSHLLRDILKKEWGFDGLVMSDFVLGIRNGRAANAGMDVEMPLTIHFGKRLMRLIHKGEVSTEVVDEAVLRILRQKIRFAQIGQPERYRPEAVVSSEHKALAREAAQKSVVLLKNEPIGDDLHRVLPVDTARVKRIAVIGRLAAVANIGDKGSSMARPPYVVTPLEGIRAAVPRDCEIVYSDGRAANKAVDIARTADMSVIIVGYTHRDEGEYMFTKGGDRDSLTLKAHDETLILKIVAVNPNTAVVLIGGSAIITESWREKVPALLMAWYPGMEGGNALADVLFGKASPCAKLPCVFPKSKSELPFFDKRAKSIEYGYFHGYRLMDKQGQEPAFHFGFGLSYTTFAYKNLQIDQSEITPEGALKVSVDVTNTGNVTGDEIVQLYAGYECSRVERPAKELKGFSKVHLEPGQTKRVDFLLAAKQTAYYDEQQGKWIVEPLTHTVYAGPSSRTEDLLSVKFRIRA
- a CDS encoding DUF4258 domain-containing protein, translating into MTPSVMTEHARFEAQRRGVDLKLVLSTIENPQQKIASKKNRFIFQSRYYDKIENKEMLLRVITEPAQEALKVISVYKTSKIEKYWIREVG
- a CDS encoding DUF2283 domain-containing protein; protein product: MKVIYDPETNTMDLIFREEPVAESDEIREGIIIDYGRDGRLVSIEVLDASEHVREPGTMVYQAKSV
- a CDS encoding GNAT family N-acetyltransferase; the encoded protein is MRKSNSKLAEVKALCPEKFASEEEIFSHIHRGDRLFIGTGCGQPQYLIRALMKYVESHPNAFFDVEVIHLWTVGVAPYTDERFKRNFRHTSFFVGNSTREAVNEGLADYTPIALSQLPGLLYRGVIPVDIALIQTSTPDEHGYVSLGINVDITKAATECASTVIAQVNENMPRVHGDSFLSLEELDFIVPYDEPLLQITPRAADEVAQRIGKYVARLVHDGDTIQVGFGRIPNAVAQSLADKEDLGVHSEILTDGVVQLMKKGAVNNSKKTLNRGKTVASFCMGSRETYEYLHDNPKIDFRTIDYTDNPLVVAQHENISAINSALQVDLTGQATAESIGKTFYAGIGGQADFSRGAMLARGGRTIVTLHSTTQNDTISRIVPYLSEGAGVTLCRSDIHYVVTEHGIAYLHGQSVRHRAMQLISIAHPKFRNWLIEEARKMNLIYKDQVFVDGKAGEYPEELETQRVTGSGVEVLIRPIRISDEPLLKDFWYHLSDRSMYLSFISARKDMSHERLQEMMAIDYTQQMALVAVISQDEKQNIIGVARYFITPDKRIAEVTIVVRDDYQSKGVGRELFSYLTYLAKKNGLVGFTAEVLVANTAIIRLFKRMGFDIQTISEDGGVYEMKLMFR